In the genome of Leptospira noumeaensis, one region contains:
- a CDS encoding 6-bladed beta-propeller produces MSLRKLLSFFFLLVSTQVFPLDFPNFSLGEENAKEEFKRGLTYKNLREYSAAKERFQKAVNLKKDFHLARLELANNYYLLGEWEEALDELEILTSKAKNDLLIINKIEALRLAIAGGVTDKEKVYFKTIEGDSMRGYRFRNPVDITFDEDGNFYVAGFDTSNIIKFNAAGTPISNWRGGITRKLDRPVSLAYYNQKIYVADFSRDEVLIFDLSGSFISSFGGSGKGHGQFRGPSSIFIDQSGNLYVADSGNARIQKFNPTGKFVLEIQGSGNSKLSNPSGITVHDGKIYVVDKDNLRVVIFDGDGNTLNTIEKPEWKKPRSIRILDNQIFLTDELTGIWTYSLLQGEWNKQSKFRDKKGVYRVLFRPFATNMDSTGSLYFVDFGKHRIDIFSQKNHLLSNLDLKIESVDTSGFPDIHIYARVRNRAGKEIVGIDRLSFRIFENDNMTPLFSLARKNKLNEKLTVAMVYENSEGLKKGKLSLEDGLFPFFRSLHDTDKISLYRAGKDSNLILPETVSLRDILAKIRDSVSEEKYNFGKASIAALQKLSIETGPKALVYLVSGESKEESFLQYQKSRIVAFAKAHSIPIYVLTVNPNLSLEESWSDMTAPTNGRYIVLDGEGEERELYKTLKSHIDYRYILSYKTDTNPELINRYIKLAIGVEHRGVKGRDEGGYFVPEPR; encoded by the coding sequence ATGTCTTTGAGAAAGTTACTATCGTTTTTCTTTCTATTGGTGAGCACACAAGTTTTCCCTCTGGACTTTCCCAATTTTTCTCTGGGCGAAGAGAATGCCAAGGAAGAATTCAAACGTGGTCTTACTTATAAAAATTTAAGAGAGTATTCCGCAGCCAAGGAACGATTTCAAAAAGCTGTCAATTTAAAGAAAGATTTCCATTTAGCCCGCCTGGAACTTGCAAATAACTACTATTTGTTAGGTGAATGGGAAGAAGCTTTGGATGAATTAGAAATTCTTACTTCTAAAGCAAAAAATGACCTACTCATCATCAATAAAATTGAAGCTCTTCGACTAGCCATTGCTGGTGGTGTGACTGATAAGGAAAAAGTATATTTTAAAACCATTGAAGGGGATTCGATGCGAGGTTACCGGTTTCGAAATCCGGTAGACATTACCTTTGATGAAGATGGGAATTTTTACGTAGCAGGATTCGATACTTCGAACATTATTAAATTTAATGCTGCTGGAACACCAATTTCCAATTGGAGAGGTGGGATCACTAGAAAGTTAGACAGACCAGTTTCATTAGCATATTATAATCAAAAAATCTATGTTGCCGATTTTTCTCGGGATGAAGTTCTAATTTTTGATTTGTCTGGAAGTTTCATATCTTCGTTTGGCGGATCAGGAAAAGGCCACGGCCAATTCCGAGGCCCCTCTTCTATTTTTATTGATCAAAGTGGAAATCTTTATGTAGCTGATTCAGGCAATGCTAGAATTCAAAAATTTAATCCTACAGGAAAGTTTGTATTAGAAATTCAAGGATCAGGTAATTCAAAACTAAGTAACCCTTCAGGAATTACTGTTCATGATGGCAAAATTTATGTAGTGGATAAAGACAACTTACGAGTGGTTATCTTTGATGGTGATGGGAATACTTTAAATACAATCGAAAAACCAGAATGGAAAAAACCACGAAGCATTCGAATTTTAGATAATCAAATTTTTTTAACGGATGAGCTAACGGGAATTTGGACGTATTCCCTGTTACAAGGTGAATGGAACAAACAAAGTAAATTCCGAGACAAAAAAGGTGTGTATCGAGTTTTATTTCGCCCATTTGCAACTAATATGGATTCTACAGGTAGTTTGTATTTTGTTGATTTTGGAAAACATCGAATTGATATTTTTTCCCAAAAGAACCACTTACTTTCTAATTTGGATTTAAAAATTGAATCAGTAGATACATCTGGATTTCCAGACATTCACATTTATGCTCGTGTTCGGAATCGTGCAGGAAAAGAGATTGTTGGGATCGACAGATTAAGTTTTAGAATTTTCGAAAACGATAACATGACACCCCTATTTTCATTAGCTAGAAAAAATAAGTTAAACGAAAAACTAACAGTAGCAATGGTTTATGAAAATAGTGAAGGATTAAAAAAGGGAAAACTTTCTCTAGAAGACGGACTATTTCCATTTTTTCGTTCCTTACATGATACAGATAAAATTTCCTTATACCGAGCGGGTAAAGATAGTAATTTAATTTTACCAGAAACGGTTTCACTGAGAGATATCTTAGCAAAAATCCGAGACAGTGTGTCTGAAGAAAAATATAACTTCGGTAAGGCTAGTATAGCCGCTTTGCAAAAATTATCCATAGAAACAGGGCCAAAAGCACTTGTTTATTTAGTTTCTGGAGAAAGCAAAGAAGAAAGTTTTTTACAATACCAAAAATCGCGGATTGTTGCTTTTGCGAAGGCTCACTCAATTCCCATTTATGTTTTAACAGTAAACCCCAATCTTTCCCTTGAAGAATCTTGGTCTGACATGACTGCACCAACAAACGGTAGATACATAGTATTAGATGGTGAAGGTGAAGAAAGAGAATTATATAAAACTTTAAAATCTCATATAGATTATAGATACATCCTCTCCTACAAAACTGATACGAATCCGGAACTTATCAATCGTTACATTAAACTAGCCATTGGTGTGGAACATAGAGGAGTCAAAGGTAGAGATGAAGGAGGATATTTTGTTCCAGAACCTCGTTAA
- a CDS encoding methylglyoxal synthase produces MVLIQRKMEITKKIVLIAHDNRKEDLLDWVKYNKGTLSKHHLSATGTTGKLIHEQIGLPVFRFISGPLGGDQQIGSKIVEDGIDFMVFFWDPLSAQPHDPDVKALLRIAVLYNIPMACNRSSADFLISSPLMETEYNRQLIDYGSRIPAKN; encoded by the coding sequence ATGGTACTAATTCAACGTAAAATGGAAATCACCAAAAAGATCGTATTAATTGCTCACGACAACAGAAAGGAAGATCTATTAGATTGGGTGAAATATAATAAAGGAACCTTAAGCAAACACCATCTATCCGCCACAGGAACGACTGGAAAGTTGATTCATGAACAAATTGGCCTTCCTGTCTTTCGATTCATTTCCGGTCCACTCGGTGGGGACCAACAAATTGGTTCAAAGATTGTAGAAGACGGAATTGATTTTATGGTTTTTTTCTGGGATCCACTTTCTGCACAACCGCATGATCCAGATGTAAAAGCATTACTTCGAATTGCTGTTTTATATAATATTCCGATGGCATGTAACAGATCCAGTGCTGACTTTTTAATTTCATCGCCGTTAATGGAAACAGAATATAACAGACAACTGATTGATTATGGATCAAGAATACCTGCAAAAAATTAG
- a CDS encoding SRPBCC family protein has protein sequence MNTFVYRSSFPIPKELLFQFHENPIGFQTLVGGQKGIKVIKAPNSIQIGEEVILEMKVLPFWKTVWVAKHISYSKNNYFQDLQEKGPFNKFQHLHLFLDGQNGGTSSILSDEIQIQFFLWPISKYFLFPILYFMFKRRHRLTAKHFGVKETLIFCRYS, from the coding sequence ATGAATACGTTTGTTTACAGATCCAGTTTTCCTATTCCGAAAGAACTTCTATTCCAGTTCCATGAAAATCCAATAGGATTCCAAACCTTGGTAGGCGGACAAAAAGGAATCAAAGTCATTAAAGCTCCTAATTCCATTCAAATTGGAGAAGAAGTAATTTTAGAAATGAAGGTTCTTCCCTTTTGGAAAACGGTTTGGGTGGCAAAACATATTTCCTACAGCAAAAATAACTACTTTCAAGACCTACAAGAAAAAGGACCTTTTAATAAATTCCAACACTTACATCTCTTTTTAGACGGTCAGAATGGTGGTACTTCGAGTATCCTTTCCGATGAAATTCAGATCCAATTTTTCCTTTGGCCAATATCCAAATACTTTCTATTCCCCATTCTTTACTTTATGTTCAAAAGAAGACATAGACTAACAGCAAAACATTTCGGAGTCAAAGAAACTCTAATTTTTTGCAGGTATTCTTGA
- a CDS encoding FcpA-related putative periplasmic flagellar protein produces the protein MKFPSLFLSISLIFLGSYSLSSKDTKQTVSTETRVESILPSTPESGSPWGEDSKKLETIPILNLIDEKNSQKRWQDANKEYASAIDQFELGKKNIEKNREDSKKDVYYEDRYEWQKQIRRENKEKEFQKQIFDLRSQTVGKLVKGMNLLDKIENPKVKESAPYLDLKSGIYREYIKHQEAFKNYLQVIDFTHRYMELSSKNESEAEPHRLLALSYEKMEQTAIKSKNQELYYEFKELKKKHLLRFAEIHYGQDSKEYTAIAEKVGRDF, from the coding sequence ATGAAATTTCCTAGTTTATTTTTATCGATTTCTTTGATTTTCCTAGGATCTTATTCTCTTAGTTCCAAAGATACAAAACAAACCGTTTCCACAGAAACCCGTGTGGAATCAATTTTGCCATCCACACCGGAATCAGGATCACCTTGGGGGGAAGATTCAAAAAAACTGGAAACCATTCCCATCTTAAATCTGATTGATGAAAAGAATTCTCAGAAACGTTGGCAAGATGCAAATAAAGAATACGCGAGTGCCATCGATCAGTTTGAATTGGGAAAAAAAAACATCGAAAAAAATAGAGAAGATTCAAAAAAAGATGTGTATTACGAAGATCGTTACGAATGGCAAAAACAGATTCGAAGGGAAAACAAAGAAAAGGAATTTCAAAAACAAATCTTTGACTTAAGATCACAAACCGTTGGTAAACTTGTGAAAGGGATGAACCTTCTGGATAAAATCGAAAATCCAAAGGTAAAAGAAAGTGCTCCCTACTTAGATTTAAAATCTGGAATCTATAGAGAATATATCAAACACCAAGAAGCCTTTAAAAATTACTTACAAGTCATTGATTTTACACATCGTTATATGGAACTATCTTCGAAAAACGAATCGGAAGCGGAACCTCATAGACTCCTTGCTTTGTCGTATGAAAAAATGGAACAAACAGCCATTAAATCAAAGAACCAAGAACTCTATTACGAATTTAAAGAACTAAAGAAAAAACACTTATTACGATTTGCAGAAATCCACTATGGGCAGGATTCCAAAGAATACACTGCCATAGCAGAAAAGGTTGGAAGGGATTTTTAG
- a CDS encoding tetratricopeptide repeat protein — translation MFQNLVKSIFIFIIWIGFFLPNNLLKSEPNALEDIADGKQFQSENNCRKAIQLFQSALQKNRNSIEAKLGVADCSFKLGAYRESKKFYLEILDREPKHIAAVTGLSEIYLLDSDFNSISKLIDPLLVEFPNHTALRITEAKSLQKQGKLDSAIYKIKTLGTRLGDPSDLLRMLAELYFTKQNYNDSFSAIDSYTKKEPNDPEGFAFKAKVLLYQNYFYPNQLKSTLPAIEETLSNSLNLDPKGEQARFYSVYHDIILSNFLTDKEIKKRALRTIYELAREFPENQLYHSLEANLAWELGETKFATYHYRRALQLDDLDEILRFEAEEFSINSEKEESKLRRELGDYRRDRFYSEKHSFYHKSSLFHLKRAKDLSPQTPVIRKELLEFYNQTGEAVKYTNLLLRLREEDPNSFKLQNKLEFSIKNLKESLEFKEGYLQIEPNLIQENTIRFSPEVYVFDLESSLPFPYHLQAGRLLAEALRYNLKQIQSVRVVDGNELSHIRGLLKETNYHPFSQTLPFTVDNLHLLDSKRRNAVKIRYVVHGKYQLKDGDIRLDISLYDRDSLRDIATWSTNQKGRDSLPTVIHRMGERIKNLLPKEGRILKIKKDEVIVSLGKDDGLQKNSKLEFQRRGKTLFQGEITELGKSISSVKPNVRGWEKELATGDDVILPMELNKEKKDK, via the coding sequence TTGTTCCAGAACCTCGTTAAATCTATTTTCATTTTTATCATTTGGATTGGATTTTTTTTGCCAAACAATCTACTCAAATCCGAGCCAAATGCATTAGAAGATATTGCTGATGGAAAACAATTCCAATCAGAAAACAATTGTAGAAAGGCCATTCAGTTGTTTCAATCTGCCTTACAAAAAAATCGCAACTCTATCGAGGCCAAACTCGGGGTTGCCGATTGTAGTTTTAAACTTGGGGCCTACCGAGAAAGTAAAAAGTTTTACTTGGAAATTTTAGATCGTGAGCCAAAACACATCGCTGCAGTGACTGGACTTTCTGAAATTTATTTATTGGATTCTGATTTTAATTCGATTTCCAAACTAATCGATCCACTTCTTGTCGAATTTCCAAACCACACAGCCTTACGAATCACAGAAGCAAAGTCCTTGCAAAAACAGGGTAAATTGGATTCAGCAATCTATAAAATAAAAACTTTAGGAACTAGATTAGGTGATCCATCTGATTTATTACGGATGTTAGCTGAACTCTATTTTACTAAACAAAATTACAATGATTCCTTTAGTGCTATTGATTCTTATACTAAGAAGGAACCAAATGACCCAGAGGGTTTTGCATTCAAAGCAAAAGTGTTATTGTATCAAAATTATTTTTACCCAAACCAGTTGAAATCCACTTTACCAGCGATTGAGGAAACACTGTCAAATTCTCTCAATCTTGATCCCAAAGGAGAACAAGCTAGATTTTACTCGGTTTATCATGATATCATTTTATCCAATTTTCTAACTGACAAAGAAATTAAAAAACGTGCACTTCGTACCATTTATGAATTGGCCAGGGAATTTCCAGAGAACCAATTATACCATAGTTTGGAAGCAAACTTAGCTTGGGAATTGGGAGAAACAAAATTTGCAACCTACCACTATCGGCGCGCCTTGCAATTGGATGATTTGGATGAAATATTGCGTTTTGAAGCAGAAGAATTTTCGATTAACTCTGAAAAGGAAGAATCAAAACTTCGAAGGGAACTTGGAGATTATAGAAGAGATCGGTTTTATTCTGAAAAACATTCGTTTTATCACAAAAGTTCCCTATTCCATTTAAAAAGAGCTAAGGATTTAAGCCCACAAACCCCTGTTATCCGAAAGGAATTACTTGAATTTTATAACCAAACAGGGGAAGCAGTTAAATATACAAATCTACTATTACGTTTACGAGAAGAAGATCCCAACTCTTTTAAACTCCAAAACAAATTGGAATTTTCGATCAAAAACCTCAAAGAATCTTTGGAATTTAAAGAAGGATATCTTCAAATCGAACCTAACTTAATCCAAGAAAATACCATACGTTTTAGCCCAGAAGTATATGTATTTGATTTGGAATCCAGTTTACCTTTTCCTTACCATTTACAAGCCGGAAGACTGTTAGCGGAAGCATTACGATACAATCTTAAACAAATACAGTCAGTCCGAGTTGTGGATGGAAATGAATTAAGCCATATCCGAGGATTATTAAAGGAAACTAACTACCATCCTTTTTCACAAACCTTACCGTTTACAGTGGATAACCTGCACTTATTAGATTCGAAACGTAGAAATGCAGTCAAAATACGCTATGTTGTACATGGGAAATACCAATTGAAAGATGGGGACATTCGTTTAGATATATCTTTGTATGATAGAGATAGTTTGCGAGACATTGCCACTTGGTCAACAAACCAAAAGGGACGCGATAGTTTGCCAACTGTCATCCACCGTATGGGAGAACGAATTAAGAACTTACTTCCCAAAGAAGGGAGAATCTTAAAGATCAAAAAAGATGAAGTGATTGTTTCTTTGGGAAAAGATGATGGTTTGCAAAAAAATTCTAAATTAGAATTTCAAAGAAGAGGAAAAACTTTATTTCAAGGCGAAATTACGGAACTTGGGAAATCAATTTCATCGGTTAAACCAAATGTTCGCGGGTGGGAAAAAGAACTGGCTACTGGTGACGATGTCATTTTGCCAATGGAGTTAAATAAAGAGAAGAAAGATAAGTAA